Proteins encoded within one genomic window of Bacillus thuringiensis:
- the glnR gene encoding transcriptional repressor GlnR gives MKEDRRSAPLFPIGIVMDLTQLSARQIRYYEEHNLVSPTRTKGNRRLFSFNDVDKLLEIKDLLDQGLNMAGIKQVLLMKENQTEAVKVKEETKEISKTELRKILRDELQHTGRFNRTSLRQGDISRFFH, from the coding sequence ATGAAAGAAGATAGACGTTCTGCTCCGCTGTTTCCTATTGGTATTGTTATGGATTTAACACAATTATCTGCACGTCAAATTCGCTACTATGAAGAACATAATCTTGTTTCTCCAACCCGTACAAAGGGGAATCGTAGATTATTTTCATTTAACGATGTAGATAAGTTGTTAGAGATTAAAGATTTATTAGATCAAGGCTTGAATATGGCTGGTATTAAACAAGTGTTACTAATGAAAGAAAATCAAACAGAAGCAGTGAAAGTAAAAGAAGAAACGAAAGAAATTTCAAAAACTGAGCTACGCAAAATACTTCGAGACGAACTACAACATACAGGTAGATTTAATCGAACTTCATTGCGACAAGGTGACATTTCAAGGTTTTTTCACTAA
- a CDS encoding aminotransferase class I/II-fold pyridoxal phosphate-dependent enzyme — translation MFDRLKNGEKIAPIVKEVESQITEVHKRADEVIESNQFRVLESFRKHKISDSHFIPTTGYGYDDIGRDTLEKVYADVFGAEAGLVRPQIISGTHAISTALFGILRPGDELLYITGKPYDTLEEIVGVRGKGVGSFKEYNIGYNAVPLTEEGLVDFGAVAAAIHSNTKMIGIQRSKGYATRPSFTISQIKEMIAFVKEIKPDVVVFVDNCYGEFIEEQEPCHVGADLMAGSLIKNPGGGIVKTGGYIVGKEQYVEACAYRLTSPGIGAEAGASLYSLQEMYQGFFLAPHVAGQALKGAIFTAAFLEKLGMNTSPAWNAPRTDLIQSVQFDDKDRMIAFCQAIQYASPINSHFTPYANYMPGYEDDVIMAAGTFIQGASIELSADGPIRPPYVAYVQGGLTYSHVKIAICSAIDALIEKELLTIS, via the coding sequence TTTTCGTAAACATAAAATTAGTGATTCGCATTTTATTCCGACGACAGGTTACGGTTATGATGACATTGGTCGTGATACGTTAGAAAAAGTGTATGCGGATGTATTTGGAGCGGAAGCTGGTCTTGTTCGTCCGCAAATTATTTCAGGTACTCACGCTATTTCTACAGCGTTATTCGGTATTTTACGTCCGGGAGATGAGTTATTGTACATCACTGGCAAGCCGTATGATACGTTAGAAGAAATCGTTGGTGTACGCGGAAAAGGTGTAGGTTCATTTAAAGAATATAATATTGGTTATAATGCAGTTCCGCTTACTGAAGAGGGGCTTGTTGATTTTGGAGCTGTTGCAGCTGCAATTCATAGTAATACGAAAATGATTGGTATTCAGCGCTCAAAAGGTTATGCAACTCGTCCGTCGTTTACTATTTCTCAAATTAAAGAGATGATAGCGTTTGTTAAAGAAATTAAACCGGATGTTGTTGTATTTGTAGATAACTGTTATGGCGAGTTTATTGAAGAGCAAGAGCCATGTCATGTTGGTGCAGATTTAATGGCAGGTTCGCTTATTAAAAACCCAGGTGGTGGAATTGTTAAAACTGGTGGTTATATTGTTGGTAAAGAACAGTATGTTGAAGCGTGTGCATATCGTTTGACATCTCCAGGAATCGGTGCGGAAGCAGGTGCATCTTTATACAGTCTGCAAGAAATGTATCAAGGTTTCTTCTTAGCGCCGCATGTAGCGGGACAAGCGCTAAAAGGTGCGATTTTTACAGCTGCATTTTTAGAGAAGTTAGGAATGAATACATCACCAGCATGGAATGCACCAAGAACAGATTTAATTCAGTCTGTTCAATTTGATGATAAAGATCGTATGATTGCGTTTTGCCAAGCAATTCAATATGCATCTCCAATTAATTCTCACTTCACTCCATATGCGAACTATATGCCGGGTTATGAAGATGATGTCATTATGGCTGCGGGAACGTTTATTCAAGGGGCGAGTATTGAATTGTCGGCTGATGGTCCGATTCGTCCGCCTTACGTTGCTTACGTGCAAGGTGGGTTAACTTATTCACATGTGAAGATTGCGATTTGTTCTGCAATTGATGCATTAATTGAAAAGGAATTATTAACAATTTCTTAA